Genomic DNA from Vanrija pseudolonga chromosome 3, complete sequence:
GGAGGTGCGGGAACAGGctggcgccgttgccgcccagCGTAGCGGAGAGCGCGAAGAGCTGGTGGTTGAAGTCGGGCGTGGCGCACTTGCCCAGGTGGTAAGGGGCTGGCGCGGCAGCCGCGAAGAGGAACGAGgtagcggcgacgaggagggtggtgagCTTCATTCTGTGGTGGGTGAGGGTGGCGAGTGAGGAAGAGGGAGAGAACGAAGGTggggatgaggaggaaggcgaggaagagcaGTTATATCTTCTCCAGCAGTCAGCTTGTTGTTGCTCCCGAAGCCAAGCTTCTTTACCTCCACCGTGCGCTTCTCCCCCGCACCAGATCTGCACACTCACCGCCTTGGGTTAATATCACGCCCGAAGCACGACGCTGAGGCTATCGCGACGAAAATAGCGCAGCGTGGCTGCGGCGACGCAGaagcgtcggcggcacgagcattggtggtggtggcgggcaAGGGGATCGTGGCGGGGTGTGTACACGAGCggtgcgagcgcgccagcgacAGCATCTTGCACCGAGGGCGATAGTTAGAACGTTGTTGCTATTAACGTCTTTCAGCCCTTCGCACCGCGCACGGGCGTCTCGACTTCTGTGGCAGAGTGACGCCCTCCAGTCGCCAGCGTATGTGCCACTCGCCACATCCTGCACACTTCACTCGGATTCATAATGTCCTACGAAAGTGTCCAGGGCTGGGCCCAGTGTCCGTATCGCACGGCGGATGTCTTGTCGTCGCTAGGCGTCGTGAAGCTTGGCTCGTGAAAACGTCGCCTAAACCAGCGTCGCAGGCTGGCCCCAGGCGTTCTTGAGGATCTGCAAAGTGTCAGCCGTTGCgcccctctccctcgcccaGTTCGCCAACGTACCACCGCAGTACCAGTCGCGGTCGAGATGTCGACGGTGagcaccaccgcctcggTCGTGGTGCCCTGGATCTCCATCCAGAGCGACGCCATGCCGCCCACCCAGTAGATGGCCGTGACGGACGCGAGGTCGATCGTGCGGTCCGACTGGTTGAGGAAGTCGGAGCGGTGGAGCGCCTTGGTGGTCGAGTACTGTGGCGTGAATGTGGGCTCTGGTTGTGGGccgccttccctccccttcccGCTTACTCACATACTGCTGCAGAAGACCAGGGTTGCATGTAAAGTCGCCAACAAGCTCAGGCGTCATCGCGCTGTCCTGGGGCGCGAGCACCGTCATGGCCTTCGTGACGAGCGGGTAGACATAGTTGCACCCGCCCGCGGTGGTAGAGAGCGTaccgaggaggtcgccaaacttgccggcgccgttcGAGCCAAGCGTGCACTGCAGCGCCTGGAGCTGGCCCTTGAACTGGGGCGTGCCGCACGTCGTCACCATGTCGGGCGCCTGGCGAGCGGCATTGGCCTtggggcgagcgggcgcgtcgcggcgctgaggaacgaggagctcgcggcggtcggcggcgttgaggcgcgcgtcgagctggcgcgactcggtggccgcggctgcaggaagggcgaggaggagagcggcGGAGATGAGCTTGGTGAGGAGCATTGTGGGTGCGTGGGCGTGGGTTGAAGGCGACGGagtgaggaggaagaagtGAGTGAGGTGTGCCGCGGGCAAAGGACTGGGTTAAGTACCACTCGGggtcttcctcgtcgcgtcAACCAACTGTTGCATGAGCAGCGTCGCGGGGCGTCATCATCCCACATGCACACTACTATCGCTGATCACATGTGTCTGCCGCCACACAGCTTTGGGTCAGTTGGAATCAGatctggcgcgcgcgcaagttGGCTTGGGATTTCGGTTGCCCGAAGCCAGAAATAGCAaagtggtgggtggcgacggcgtgcatTGCTGGGCGTATGTGCGTCGACTACTCACCTCACCTGAcactgtcgtcgccgccaagaagaGAAGCATTAGAACATCAGTGTTTCGAGAGTCGAGGAATGGCGGCGTCACTTTCCAGCCAGCGGGCAACCCAACCACATCGATCAGCGGGGCACCAATTGCCACTCATCGAGCGGTCCGGTCCCgtcgaccgaggcggcgagcacgacaatGACACATGCAAGTGGGTGGGGCGAGGCGATGCGtcgggcgtggcgtcgacgcgcgctgccgagcaCCGAGGGCGGCCAGCCCAGCCGAGTCGAGccgggcgccgcggcgcaacGTGCACTCCGCGTCGCTTGCCACCTGCTTGAGCGGCCATCGCAACCCTTCCCAACTCCACTCCCCACCCATGTCCCCTCCCCATGCGGCTCGCTGTGGCTTGTCAGCCGGCTTGACTGCTGCTTGACGTTTGCCAAGTAGCCGAAGCGCGCTCGGACGTGCTGGAGGTCGGTGAGAGCTTGGCAAGAGCGGCctcggctcgacggcgaggttgcggcgacgaggcgacgaaTCAACCGCCGAGTTGTACGCTGCGAACAAGCTGTAGAGTCGGTGCGTgtggcctcgctcgcctaCTTACTCGCCGCTTACTTCGCTTGACGTGCAGTCCAagactgctgctgctgcttcatGCCCGCTCCTCCCTGCTTGCGCCGTGGGTCCCCGATGccccgccgttgccgccgctcACATCCCCACAGTCCcagtcgaggcggcgctcgcgtgcGGCAATGGCGGCAATCGATAGGGCAGATCAGCAGGCACATATCTCCCAGCCAGCACAACGACTCGCATGCGTCGTGCGAGTCTGTCTACATCTACCCCCGCTTCCTCCGATCCCGCAGCACCACTTTCCGCCTATCGCATGGCTTCAACCCGTATCCCATGTCCCATGACCACCTCCTCACCCCACCACTGACGACGTTTCGTGTCACCTAAACGCACGATCAGGAACAGGGGGAGGGATTAGTTTCGAAACGCCTtgcagctggcgcgcgccTGGGCAGAGTGCCTGAGGCACCCGAGGTCACCCGCCCGCCTAGttcgcctgcctgcctgggaGTGGAGCGAGCCTagcgccgcacgcacgcggcgcacgcTGACGTTGGAGCTGACGCTCAGCGGCTGTGCGGTGCGCGTGGTCCGTGGCTCTGTGGCGGCTGCCGCTAGCTAACATGACGCCGAACGTAACCTGCAGGAAAAAAAAGTCTTGGCATTGAACCCTTCTGGCACATCGGCTGTCCCTCACCGCATGTGCTGCTCCGCTGCCCTCCGCGGCCCACCGGGTgcaccgccagccagccagccagcccatgctgccgctgctgctctgcaGAGCTGCTGCTACCAGGCTCAGTCAGGCTACCAGGCTACCAGTAGACCGGTCAGCCCGATATGATACGTGCTATCCTACATCCCCTGTTTGCCTGCTGCCCTCATATACCCGACCGCCGAGTGGACCTGTGAAACGCCCACACATCTCCAAACTCACCCGCCCAAGTCGAGCTTGAACTGTACAGACAAACAGAGCACACCATGCCTGGTCTGTTCCGCAACTctgccgacgcggccgacccagacgcggccgtcgcccgccggcgcatGCTGGGAAGCACAGCAACGTGAGTACCTACCTACCTGCCCAGAGTGGTCGGTGTTTGGTTTGCCGCccgtctcgcgcgcgtcgcgtgaCCCTTctgatgacgacgagtgcGCTGCAATCATGTAGGCAAGCGCGGCGATGAACAGGGCTGACAGAGCGCAGAATCTTCGCCGCCGTGAGCATCGCACAGGGTggtgccaccaccacggccagcCTCGCCCGTTAAGCCCCAACTAACCTCGCAGGGCGCCGCACTCTTCTCTGATGGCtacgccaacgccgtcatCTCCCCAGTCAACACGGTCCTCGCGAGGCTGTACCCCGACTGGATGGACTCTGACAAGACGGAGAACCGATCGCTGCTTGGTTCGATGGGTTTTGCCGGAAGTGAGTTGCAGCTGCAGTGCCTGTGCCGGTCGtcggtcgccgccggctgAGAGATCGCCACtgaccacccaccaccacagtgGTGATCGGTATGATCGCCTTTGGCTTCATCTCGGACAAGCTTGGCCGTAAGCCAGGCATGTTCCTCACCACGGTATGTTGCTTGCCCACTGCAGCGCGGCTGCTTTTCATCGCCACCGGCTAActcgccaaggccatcaTCTTCGTGTTCATGATCCTCATGGCATGCTCGTCTGGCCCCACGCCCCAGGTGCTCATCAACTGTCTGATCGCATTCCGGTTCCTCGTCGGTATCGGTATCGGCGGCGAGTACCCCTGTGGCTcgaccgccgctgccgagtCGACCGAGAACCCGGGCGTCAAGAAGACACATCAGCAGCGATACTTTGTGTGGGCGACGCACTTCATCATTGACATGGGCTTCCGTGAGTGTGTTTCAGCGGCCACGCTGACCTTGCAGCCGTCGCATGGCTTGTGCCCCTCATCATCCTCTGGATCTTCGGCGAAGGCCACCTCCGTGtcgtgtggcgtggcgccctcgccctcggtgcCATTCCTCccctgctgttgctgttcGTGCGTATCTTCATggaggagcccgaggcaTACAAGAAGAACTCGATGAAGCACGTCAAGATCCCCTACTGGCTCATCATCAAGCGCTACTGgggcaagctcctcgccgtctccTTCTGCTGGTTCATCTACGACTGGATCACGTACCCCTTCGGCATGTACGCCGGCACCATCACCGAGGGCGCCATCGGCCCCGACCCAACGCTCGTCCAGATCCTCGGCTGGGGCTGCCTCATCAACGCGTTCTACTGCCCAGGCGCGTTCATCGGCGCCTTCCTCTCCGACTGGCTCGGCCCCAAGCGCTGCATGGTCTTCGGTCTCGTGATGCAGGCCGTCTTTGGCTTCGCCCTCTCCGGCGCCTACTCCTACTTCAAGAAGCGCACCGTCGGCTTCGCCATCTTCTACGGCATCTTCCTCTGCTGGGGTGAGGTCGGCCCGGGCAACAACGTGCCCCTGTTCGCTGCCAAGGCCATCGGCCCCACCGCTGCCCGCGCGCAGATCTActcgatcgccgccgcgtccggcaaggtcggcgccTTCATCGGAACGTAAGTGTGTTTACTTTGTGCCTCTCTAACCCACCCAGCTACACGTTCCCCCACATCATCGCCCGCTTCCCCAAAGACTCGATCCTGCGCGAGAACGGCATCTTCTACATTGGCTCGGGTCTCGCCCTCCTCTCAGCCATcgtggccttcttcttcttccccACCATCAAGCCCGacgccatggccgacgaggacgtccTCTTCCGCGAGTACCTCGTCGAGAATGGCATCGACATTTCCGGCATGGGCATCAACGGCAaccgcgccggctcgcccacGTCAGAGCACACGTTTgacgagaaggacgagcCCAAGGCCGCAGAGGTCGCGGTCGTCCAAAAGGTGTGAACACATGTATCGTAGCAAATCTGTCTTTCCTGTCTTCGTAGCTATAGTGAATCAAATACACGCAGGGTGATGGATCGTGGTTGACTCGGGCGTGGCGAGCGGTGGCGAGCAGCGAAGCTGCGGGCTTTGCAATCTCGTCCTCTCGGCTCCATGAGCCAGGTGTCGCGTGCCCTACATGATCGCCGAGATAACAGCTGACGGTCTGGGATGTGGCGTTGGCGGGTCAGCTGATGGCAGGGTCTCAATGGCTCGAGGCTACTTCGCCCTGCTCGCCACTTTCGACGCCACCAATGAATGCCATATGCCCCTCAGACCTCACACTGTATTAGGTTCATCAAACTTTCTATGTACGACAGTGAATGTGTGAATGTGTGCGGGACGGTCCCAGAGTCCATTAATCCTTTTGAATGAGCAGCCCATGTGTGTTCGCACCCTCAAGCCAGAGTGGCGGGCTGGCCCCAAGCGTTCTTGAGGatctggggcgtcagctacACTCACGGCCCTGCCACTCATCATCGCCGTGCCGGTTGCAGTCGCAATGTCGGCCTGGAGGaccacggcctcggccccaGAGCCCAGCAGCTTGAGCCAGAGCGAGtccatgccgccgcgccagtaGCTaacgagctcggcggcgagaggGAAGACGGGGGCGAAGGTGGGGCCTGAGGAGATGAAATCGCTGCTGTGGGCCTCGTGGTTGGGAGAGAACTGGGGGTGTAAGTGTTGCCCCAAGAGTCTTCGGCACAAGAGATACTCACGTAAAGAAGAAGCAGCGACGGGTCGGCGGTAAACTGCGACACGAGGTCTGGCGTGCAGGCGCTGTCCTCTGGCGCGAGGATAGTCTTGCCGTCGGTCACGAGCGGGAAGACGAACGCGCAGCCCTGCTGAGTCTGGGCAAGCGCTGTGAGGACGAGTGTGCCGAAGTTGCCTGCGCCGTTCGAGTTGAGCGTGGAGGTGAGGGCAGAGAGCTGGGCCGTGAACTCGGGGGTGCCGCACGTAGCACCGACATCGATGTTGAGGTCAATGCCGAGaagctggcggcggctgaAACGCCGGGCCGGAGGAGGAATGCCGTCGAGGTTGAGATCCACGAAGACATCGgcatcgacgagctggcgagcagtaccgcgacgaccgagaCCGAGAGGCAGAGGAGGGGATGGGTTCATGGCAGTAATGTCCCCCTGGAGTTCGGCAACGATGCTGCCAAACTTGGCGGCAAGGTCTGCCTTGAT
This window encodes:
- the GIT4_0 gene encoding Glycerophosphocholine permease GIT4 is translated as MPGLFRNSADAADPDAAVARRRMLGSTATIFAAGAALFSDGYANAVISPVNTVLARLYPDWMDSDKTENRSLLGSMGFAGMVIGMIAFGFISDKLGRKPGMFLTTAIIFVFMILMACSSGPTPQVLINCLIAFRFLVGIGIGGEYPCGSTAAAESTENPGVKKTHQQRYFVWATHFIIDMGFPVAWLVPLIILWIFGEGHLRVVWRGALALGAIPPLLLLFVRIFMEEPEAYKKNSMKHVKIPYWLIIKRYWGKLLAVSFCWFIYDWITYPFGMYAGTITEGAIGPDPTLVQILGWGCLINAFYCPGAFIGAFLSDWLGPKRCMVFGLVMQAVFGFALSGAYSYFKKRTVGFAIFYGIFLCWGEVGPGNNVPLFAAKAIGPTAARAQIYSIAAASGKVGAFIGTYTFPHIIARFPKDSILRENGIFYIGSGLALLSAIVAFFFFPTIKPDAMADEDVLFREYLVENGIDISGMGINGNRAGSPTSEHTFDEKDEPKAAEVAVVQKV